TTTCTTCCACACACGTTGGAGTTTCCTTTCCCTTGTATAAGATATATATGTTTTACCAGTTTTTGGACTAATTCATATTCGCGTCAATGACATCTCACTTTAGGTATAAAGCGGTCCATACCAATAAGGTAACAATGACCGTATTCCCATAGCTCAAAACCCGACTCCGTTATTCTTCTTTCAAGTTAGTTGTGAAAACTTTAAGTCCCGGGTTattcttgaaaaaaaaatatctttATTTAATGTACTGTGTCTAAAGACTTTACTCATTTTGTTACAAGAGTTAATCAAAATTCCTATGATTTGGCGCCCAAACAaccttttctatttttccttaattaatagAGTACTTCAAATAGGGTGGCTATCTGCCGAATATAATAAGAATAAGAATATTTCATGAAAATCATTTTCTAGACATGTTAATTATTTGATATTTTATGACTCTGTAACCTACCTTTTTTTGCCTTGAGCCATCTTTTTTATCTCACTAGCTCTTGTTTTGTCTTTAGGCTGGGCGCAGGGAAAAACACAATGAAGTcggtggcctaaagccaaatttcAATAAGAGGTCTTAAATTTGTCTTAAaatttttaaatgcaaaattaatttttttaactgATTTcttctaataattctttttcatTTGATGATATAGTTAATCTATTTAATTTTTTAGACAATATTGATCTTAAGTAtagattttattaattttaattttaaaaaactcTTTTCCGTTGTGGCGATTGTTATAGAAACTGTTGACATTATTCTATAAGTAATATAGGAATTTGGAAATAACTAATTTTTTCTCTGGTTGAATACATCAATTAAAGTATACGTTTCAAAGAACAGTCAGTTTTTATTCCATTTTAGctgtaaaaataatataaattaaaacaaaaaatttTGATTCAAGAAGTTAATCTTGATGTCATAATTGATTTGACGCTCCTTAGCAATGGTTAAAACGTAGAGAAAAATAAAGAAGAGACTCGGTAAGAAGATATTTTCGGTTCTTGACTCTAGTTTTTAAGAATCGTACTCCCAAAACTTGGATAAAAAGAATATGAAAGTATAATACCAATTCTTTGAAGAGAAATCTAAAAAGCATTTTAAAAAAGTGCGTCCACTATTGAAGTTAGTGGTCAAAGtgtaaataaggcaagaaaatatttgtcattagtgtttgaccaaaaaatgtcaagctttttgttaaactaattaataaaaaaatagaggataaatcttagccaaggataattaactctagatccaaGCACATCAGGTAAGAGAATCAGATATAATAAATTTATAAATTTTTTGTTATCATATAAGATATTAAATACAGATGATGGGCTTACATTCTTGACATATCATCCCGTAATGTGGTGATAAAAACGGAAAAGATGGAATGTCATTGAGAATAATGAGATCTATCTTCCTTGATTCAATAATCACCATTACAGGGATTTGTACTGGCTATCGAAGCCTTTTCTTGGTCTTCTGTTCTTCTCCTTTCTCTCGGAGAGAAAGCCCCCTTTTATTGTCTTCTTACCTCCTATATATATTATCAATATTCCCCTTTGTCTATCGGTCCTTAAGCAGAATGCCTTAATCCCTTGATTGTACTTCACATCGCCTTCATCAAATACCACGATATTTACTTCACCATACAGGCAATTTGATGGCTCGATCTCGGTAGTGGCTGAGATATTCATTGTTATTACACCTTGTGGGTACGACCATGGCTTAGTTGACCTCTTATCATTCCTCTTAGCGCTAATCCACGTATAGTCatattttgacccatacagttagtccctccgcccgTTGGGGTCGCCTATTGGCAAGCTCGATGGGCGGACCCTGTTGATTCAAAAACTGGGAGAAATCTGAATGCTTAATGCGAGGGGTGAGAACCTCATGGCGAGGTAGAGATGTGACGCTTCGAGAATCGCGTTGGACTGTTACATCAGTTCAAGATTGGACCGTCACGTCAGTTCAGGGTGTCATCAATATTCCCCATGCATCATTATGGCGCACGTTTTCTAGGTATTGTGTCGTTTCCCGTACCCTTTCTATTTTCTAACTAGTAGCTCTTGGTTTTCCCGCTCAAGGCATTTATATCCCTATAAATAAGGGGGGAGCTCCTCATTTGAACATTACATTTTTCAATTGCTTAAGAGAGAATTTCACAAGTCTTCTCCTCTTTCCTTAATCTCTCATATCTCTGCTTCTGCTAGGATTTTCAGTGACCATTGTCTTTTCCTTATCATCTTTGCTTCTTTTGATCAAAGGAAACATATAGCTAGTACTTCTTCCCACTCTAATAAAGCTGTAGGTGCTCCAGTGTCGGAGAACGACGTACCCCTATTCGAAGAGGGAGTAGAAGTGGTAGAAGATGAGGGGTTTCCGACAATGGATGAGGTGGTCCCCCCGGGAAGGCGAGGACCGATTTTAACAGCCATTCCAGAGATGAACCAAAGCCTATTCCTTGCACGATAGATGCTGCGTTGATCACGGCGTTCAAAGCCAAATGAGGGATCCTCGATCATATTGAAATTGTGTCGGCAGATAAGGATATAGCGCATTTACATCGCCCCGGCTACTATGCATTTTACGCGTATCCCTTTGTCATTGGGTACACGCTTCCCCTTCCTTCCTTGATGGTTAATTTCTGCTATTTTTATGATGTCTGTCCGGCTCAACTCTCTCTGTATACGTATAAGCTTTTCATCATGCTCATCAAGTACGCAGAGCTAGTTGGGCGAGGAATGTCTCTAGGGCACATGCTCCACCTCTTCGCCCCCCATTTTCTTTGAGGAACGATGATTCATATGCGTCATCGAGGAACCAAGATTTTGGTGGTAAAGATGGATGACAAGACCAACCGCCATTTCTGGGAAAACTACTTCTATGTCTGAACAGAGCATGTCGTATCGAACCCGATGGGTTTTCCTGAGACGTGGAATTTCGCTCGTAAGTTTTCCATTCCGTTTACTTTGTGCAATTTTCCTTAAGATGGTCGTTGGTCATCTCCCTTTAATGACTTCATTgaggattttcttttgtttttgtatcCAAGAGACTACCTCCCCCCTAGTTGTCGATATCCGCGAGTGGGTGAGCGCAATTATCCCCCACACAGCGGGGATTCGTAAGTGGGAGTCTTTCCATGAGAAGTTTGGGCGCAAGCCGCTTACTGGTGAGTTGGTTCGTTGTGGTTTTGCTTTGTTCTCCACTTCACAGTGTTATTTTTTTACCTTGTTGTTATGTGATCAAATCCCTCCTTACTGACAGATCGAAGAGGAGTGAGAAGGACGAGAGCTCCTCCGCTCGCGTTCTATCAACTGGTGCCCTCTGCCCAGCCCGCACCAAGAGCTACTGCATGCGAGGGCACAGAAAGTCTGGACGCTCGTTGAACCGTGCCCGCAGCCGAAGCCGTACACTTGAGGTTACTCCTCAATCGGAGACTCGGGTTCCAGCAGTCCGTTCAACGAGCGAATCTTCCCGCATCGGTAGTGGAGAGGCCCCATCGAAGAGGCGAAGGGTAGTGTTGGAAGGGGATTTTTTAGCCTAAAAACCCTCGAGGGGCGACCTTGCTTCGATGGCACCTGATAGGCTCCAACCCTACACCATtatagagtggcaagagcggtcgatgcagcttttacccgaaaaggtcgagatcgaatccacagggagctaagatatatttggagttggattcctatctaatctagcaatgtGTAAAGCTCttgattgcacttccaatcattcttttgtttgtttgctatttctaattttatactaattatGCACAAAATTAAGCTAACTAGAgatttttgtagggttttctaaattggtaaaaaggcactagtgaaatgactttctcctaggtgagtatctaacgggatctaaaacttagggaaataatgttatagttgggatcgtaatatagccaatgcacgtaGCTACTCACCCTATTGTTCATTTTATGCAAGCAAAGTTGGCTCAAGTCGGgaattactatctctaggtttaaccctttaattgggactatcaatctcttgaatataccctaattccttgttggcctgaatttcctagacttaacctctctttatcaagaagagcctaagtcaaaaaggcacaaattagtatttgcaaccaccaattcaacatttaaagcacaaatcaggccaaatatcaatcacccataaacatctaagctgTAAAATAGGatacccattaaatacccatactagggttgagccacaaccctaactaatgggtttagctacttataatgaagaagaaatcatagattaAGATGAAATAGAAGCCATAAAATGTAATTACAACATACGAATCTAAGATTAATTGTTAAACAAGTTCTAAGATTACTCAAAAAAGTAAAAATAGTGGTTTCACATGCTCAGCTAAACAAAAGATGccctaaaaatctaaaaaaaaaagtatttatacatagctaaatttttcggacaaaaatgcccctgacggAGATACCGCAGATAGCGAAAAATGGACCGTTGCAGCGGTGAAGCTACCGTGGCCGCATAAAACCAAGTGCAGACCGTGGTCTTCAACTTTCAGTTCAACTTCAAACTCTCTGAATCTCTCCTCCGTTGACCGCGATAAAAGGACCGCTGGCGCGGTAAAGGCACCGCTGCCGCACAAAAGCACCACGGACAGCGGTAACTTACAGTCCCAAAAATGCAGCTCTCTGAACCTTGCCACTACGAACTGCGAGATCAAGACCGTCTCAGCGGTGGAACCTCCGCATCCGCAGTTGTTTTTTCGTTGTCAACACTCAATTGACTCAGCTTTGACTTGTagaggtttcactcctttttgagctgattttgactttcttgtctttttttgaccaaacactacaaacaagcacaataagttaccTTTTAGGAATACTTGTATGCACTTTTAATCTAAAACTCAAGAAAAAATGAGCATAAAATatactagaatccctagttatcaacacCCGAGACTGGCGGTGGTGCCAGCCTGGATACGGAGGCGACACCCGTTGTGAGCGTTCAAGAGGTTATTGTGATGGAGGGACGGAGTTTCGAGGCTTCTGTTGTTGTTCCGAGCAAGCCATTATCATCTTGGCCGAACTGCACCCCTTCTTCAGCCAACGAGAGGGGGAAGGGCGTCATGGTTGAGGATTATGAATCTGAATCCGACATTGACCCTGAAGACATGAGGATATTCGAGGAGGGATTTACCCGAACCGTGGTAAGGGCGGAAGGCCCTTCCCGAATACTCGAAATTTTGCCGGATCTCAACCTATTGCAAGACACTATCAATTTGGTGCCATAATTCGATCTTCTATGCTTCACCACTGAGAGCGAATCTCTTCAGGAGGTCAACGGTTCTGGGTTGTCACGCGGTATAGCAGCGATGGCCTTAAGGGTAAGTTCCCTTTTGCTTTCTTCATTTTGTGACCTTTGTTTTTACACTGAGTCTTTCTTCCCTCTCTTTTTTATACTTACATGCTATAGATCAAGAGTTCTCGTAGGGCTGAGACGCGGGCCGAGAGTTTTCTAAAAATGGCCAAGAAGTATCGGCAGTATCGAAACAAATGTTGTGAGATACATGATCAGCTCAGAGCGGGCGCTAGTACCTAGTCCATTAGGGAGGAGTTGGAGAAAAAAGATGAGGAACTGATGTGGTCTATCCACAAATGCAGTGAGCTTGAGAAACTGCTTCATGCCAAGGACGAAGAGCTTGAGGTGGGCAAAGGGGTTGTCGCGGAGTGCGAGGACCTTCAGGCGAAGGGGCTGTCTTTACGAGCTGAGCTTGAGCAAACTGCTGCTAGGGTTGACACTCTGAGTGCAGATTGGACGGAGAAGGTGGCTGAGCTAGAAAAGAAAGTGGCCGAGATGGAGAGAGCCGAGGATGCTCGATTGTCGGCTTTGGCGAGGGCGGCAGCGCTAGAGGACATTATCGGTATCCTCAAGTTCGAGCACGAATCTGAGAGGGTGAAGACCACACTAAGGGAGGCACGTCTTAAGGAGCGTATTGGTGAAATTTATCGGGAAGCTTCCAGCCTGGAAGACCGGGTCGCAACTCTTGAGGCTGAGAAGGCGCAATTGTTGGTTCAGGCCAAATATGCCTATGCTGCTGTCCCCCGCCGCTTGTATGAGTTATGGGTTCATGATGAGGCCCAATAAGATATACACAAGGGTTTGTGGGAGGCGGGGAGTGTTCCTGAGGCTGCCTTTGAAGATGCTCAGGCGAAGGCACGCGAGGCTCGTATTTCCTTCGGTTACAACCCTGCGACACTGGAGGCTAGTGAGGGCGTTGAGGTTGAGGATGGACTTTCTGATGATGAGGATGCTGGAGAGAACGGTGGTGGAGATGACGATGAGTGAAACTTTGTTGCAGctttgtacttagtttttttctttttgttccttttttgtttatttttacctTTTTCTTGAAGGCCTGTTTCGGCCTTTTGTAAGGTATGGCTGTTGCGCATGTAcatttgaataaaatagttgCTTCCCCTTTGTTTATGTATCTCTTgactttctttctccttttctcccatttttgtttttgttttttctttcttgggGAGAAGATTTTTGGATTTCTCCGTGATGAGTCCCTGATCTTTTAATTGGGAATTCAAATGAAGGGGGGTCTAGTTTGCTTGATCCGAGTGAATTCGTATTCCATTGTGTAAGTTCGAATGAAGTCACTTCGGATTTGAAAGTTGGGGCGAggttgacttttgattttcaacTCGGGGCGGAGTCAACCTTGATTtgtattcgaacgaggtcgaatttagACTTGCCAGCTTTGGCAAAGTCAGTTTTGACTTGTATATTTGAGCGAGGTCAAACTTAGAGTTGCCAATTTAGGCGAAGTCAATCTTGACTTatatattcgaacgaggtcgaatttagACTTGCTAACTTAGGCGAAGTTAATTTTTCATGGCGAGTTTAGCGATGGTAGGGGCGAGCTCGCACGAGATCAAACTATGACCCGTTATAAGTTTGACGGGGTCAAGCATTGATTTGTTGATTTGGGTGGGAAAATTTTTACTTCCCCTCAGCGATGGTCGACGACCGTAAGGGTGTTAATTCAAGCAAGGTCAAAATTGTAACCCATTGTAAATTTGAGTGAGGTCAAACTTTCTTTTCGTTTGGTGATGGACgatggccgtaagggtgttaattcgagcgaggtcgaaattgtaacccgttttaaattcgagcaaggtcaaaaTTTCCTTTCGTTTGGCGATGGCCGATGGACATAAAGGTGTTAGTTCGAGCAAGATCGAAATTGTAACCTtttgtaaattcgagcgaggttgaactttCCTTTCATTCAGCGATGGCCGATGTCCataagggtgttaattcgagcgaggtcaaaattGTTACCCGTTATAAATTTGAGCGAGATCGAACTTTCCTTTCTTTTGGCGATGGACGATGGACGTAAGGGTGTTAATTCAAGAGAGgtcgaaattgtaacccgttgtaaattcgagcgaggtcaaactttCCTTTCATTTGGCAATGGCCgatggccgtaagggtgttaattcgagcgaggtcaaaattGTAACCCGTTGTAAATCTAGCGAGGTCGAACTTCCCTTTCGTTTGGCGATGGTCGATGGCCATAAGGGTCTTAATTCGAGCTTGGTTAAAATTGTAACCCgttgtaaattcgagcgaggtcaaactttCCTTTCGTTTGGCGATGGACgatggccgtaagggtgttaattcgagcgaggtcgaaattGTAACCTATTGCATTACTTGTATTGGAGAACCCATCGCCGTATTGTTTATGCGTGCGTCGGGGTAAGTCCCGGTTTGCTTAATTTCGCTTTCATTAGAGAGTACCGTGCGTCGAGGTGAGTCCCGGTTCACTTAACTTCGCTTTCATTGGAGAGTATTGCGCATTGGGGTGAGTTCCGATTTGCTTAATTTCGCTTTCATTGGAGAGTACTGTTCGTCGGGGTGAGTCCTGGTTTGTTTAACTTTGCTTTTATTGGAGAATAACGTGCATTTTATGGGCCCATCGCTCAGTCCCTGGTTCTGGAGATTGTTTCTTAATAATTTCAACTCGTTCTGAGCTATTTCTGTTATTTGTAGTATGGCACGACTTAGAGGGCTTGGCTCGGTCATTGCTTAAAGATGGTATAAAACATTTTCCCGGTGTGTTTGGTGGCGTTCGTTCCTTGTTCACGTATCTGTGAGAATGTTCATGTTCCTATTCTGAACCAAAAAGAGAGTGTGATAAGTTAAACCCAAACAAAATTGCATGTTACCTTGGCCTGGTAAGTCGATGAAAGGGGGAAGACGCTCTGGGTCACTCGCTTTGCCCCGTGCTCGAATGGCGGTTTCAGATTCCGCGTCCGTGTTTGGCTTCATCGTTAGTCACGTCGTGGGTTGGACTTACCTTGCCCGTTGGTATATCAAGACCGAGTCCCAATACGATCCCATCCGATATGCGCAAACAATAAGGGAAATATGTCATACTTTGTTCATAAATCACATAGTGTGTGTGGGTACGAAAATAAGGCAGGACATGCCCGTTATTTCAAAGAATCACACAGTAGGCTATTGACCCTTCCTAAGAGGTGGGAGTACAGACCGACATATAAGGTGAATACGTCAAATAAGATTACGGTCATGCTAAGTACATAATGATGACCCTACTTTAAACATGCATATGACTTGCCAAACCCATCACTACAGATGAGGCGTGGGTTTTGCATAGACATCAGACATAATTTCGATTTCATATAGAGATCTGACCTAAATTGGTTCGGTTATCTCAAAAGCTTATCTATCACTTTTTCGAGTTGATGTTTATACTGAGATGGTGATGCTATGATAGCCTGGAAGTGATACTTGGTTGGTTTTAgatctaaaggaaactaaaatTTTGGCTAAGAAATTTCCGCAAgcgacgccaaattgtttgaccaaaaagtgtcaaactttttgttaaactaattaatgaagAAAATAGAGGATACATCTTAGCCaaagataattaactctagatctaaGCACATCAGGTAAGAGAATCAGATATAATAAAACTTATAAATTTTTCGGTATCATATAAGATATCAAATATAGATAATACGCTTACATTCTTGACATATCATCCCGTAATGTGGTGATAAAAACGGAAAAGATGGAATGCCGTTGAGAGTAACGAGATCTATCTTCCTTGATTCAATAATCACGATTACAGGGATTTGTACTGGCTATTTAAGCCTTTTCTTGGTCTTATGTTCTTCTCCTTTCTCTAGGAGAGGAAGCCCCCTTTTCTTGTCTTCTTACCTCCTATATGTATTATCAGTATTCCCTTTTGTCTATCGGTCCTTAACCATAACGCATTCATCCCTTGATTATACTTCACGTTGCCTCCCTCAAATACCACGATATTTACTTCACCATACAGGCTTTTTGATGGCTCGATCTCGGCAGTGACTGAGATATTCATTGTTATTACACCTTATGGGTACGACCACGGCTTAGTTGACCTCTTACCATTCCTGTTAGCACTAATCCACGTGtgatcagattttgacccatacaattaGAGTGATTACCATAAAATTTATTTAGCAAAAGAAAAATTCTTTTTTTCAAGTTATGTTAAATAGTCCCACGTTATTGTACTTCTCCTTTAATTACTAAGTAACTTTTAAGGAAAATTAAGGCAAGAAACTAACATGTACAGTAATACAATTTTAAATCTATTAGAAAATTGAGGCCCCAAAATGTAAGGGGCCTAAAGCACTCGCTTGAGTTGCTTTACTCCTAAGCCGCCATTAGCTGGGCGTACCTACAGAAATAGATGTACTCtaaaaacaacaataaaagaaTGAATTTGTGCATCACAAGCCCATCTAGCAACCAAATATGGTTAGTACTTTACGGTATTTAGGTGTTGTTAAACACTGATAAAGTGAACAAGCTTGAATACCCGTTGAATTATTCGCAAGTAagacttttgcccattttaatATGTTTTCTAGGACGTAGCTAGGTTCAGAATATAGTGATTTTATGTAATATAAAATGATGAACATTTTCAATTCTATTCGAAATATACCTTTGTGTTCTTATTTTTTGGACAAGGTAACAAGTTATTAATGTCGACGCTCCTAATTAACTTGTTGGGAATTCAGTTGAAGTTGTTTATCTATTTTTTTGGAAGCCAGATAAACAAAAAAAGAGAGTTCAAACACCCATAATCTGTGACTGAATAACTGAAGATAGAGATTTGAGGAACAATTGCAACATGTTAGTCCTTTACTTTTGTAAGCTTCACAAATATAAGGTGTTTAATTTCATGTTTGGACCTGTCCAATATTCATATTAGACTTGAGGAGGAGAAGTTTGCATATATTCCTCTTCCATCTATTCACTTTTAATATATAAGTAGGAGTTAATGCCAATTTACCAGTACCGCAAGCTCGCTTTACTTAAAATAGTGAAGATAGAGGCTTCAAATAAAATTGAAGATAGAGATTAAAATCAAGGCGAAATATACTATATAAGATTTAAAGGGATCTTATGAACTATGTAAGCAATACCTTATTCAGCTTATATGCcgagttttttattttttatttttgtattttgaaaatataaaaagcATTTCTTGAAGGCAGGGATAAAGTCTGCATACATTTACCCACCCCAGACCTCACTTGCGGAATCACGCTGAGTTTTTTGTTGTTTCGAAATATAAAAGGACTATTGGTGTCTTCAGTTGAAATCTCAGAAATAAAATGATTAATGTGTTTGTTTATGTGATTATGTGTGTCATTTCAGGAATGCCATTACAGAAAACTCGTTATCCTAGACAAAAAATTTCAAGTAACACATTGATTATTGAATTCAATGAATTAAAGTTGTCTATGCCAAATATGAACAAATGTTAAAGAAGAATCCTTTTTTTAACTCTAGTGCCTGGAACTCGCTTTAGGATCCGAATAGTCTGAATTCGCATAAGAAAATCTCACTTAAAAGGTAAAGAGCCAAAAAATCTCATTTTCACGATTTCATTCCCAGGAATCAAACCCAATTTCAATAACTTAAATGCTTTCAAGTTAACTATTGAAAGTTTAAATCTCGAGTTATTGTTGAAAAATCAATTTGTGACCAAACTTAATCAAATTAAATTTTCCTTAATAAAATAGTACTTCAATATGATTGGAAAGATCAGAAATTTTTAAATGATCCCTAAGGTAGCTCTTTTAAATTATTACTCAAATAACGCCAAAAAAGCAAATCTAATCACGTGATTATGCATGTGGTCATCATCAGATTTCCCTACGAATTTCCAAATCTATCCTCATTGAAGCGCGCGGACCAGAGATGCAAAGTGAGGTCAAAAGAGTCAATTCATATAGTACAGGCGCGCTCCTTAACAAAATGGGATTCAAATTCCCGCTGTGGAATCTGAATTTCAAACTTTCAAAAACCCTCCAATGGCTCATTTTCACCCCGCCAAAGTCAACAAACCCTTTCTTAACGGctccttcttcttcctaaagCACGACTTTTCTCTCTTTTATATCGATTccatttcagaatccttacaaAGTTTGGCCATACACGCACACacagttgaattaattttctcAAAGAAAACAATTATGTCGTTAGCTTCAGATCCTTCAAAAGATTCTAGATCTACTTATTGTCGTAAACAGAAGTCTCTCGGTCTCCTATGTTCCAAGTATGAATCTGAGGttttgttaattttattttgagtaTGAATCTGAACATTtgctgatttttttaaaaaaatctattTTGTGAATTGGTGCAGTTTTTTGAGCTTATACAATCGGGAAGGTATTGAAACCATAGGGCTTGATGATGCTGCACGGAGATTAGGTACTTATATCTTCTTTAACTTTATTTATTTTGGGTTTTTTTGATACTTATGGGTTTTTTTGGGCCCTTTTATATATAGGGGTGGAAAGACGGCGGATCTATGATATTGTGAATGTA
This sequence is a window from Nicotiana sylvestris chromosome 3, ASM39365v2, whole genome shotgun sequence. Protein-coding genes within it:
- the LOC138888438 gene encoding peroxisomal and mitochondrial division factor 2-like, with translation MVEDYESESDIDPEDMRIFEEGFTRTVEVNGSGLSRGIAAMALRIKSSRRAETRAESFLKMAKKYRHELEKLLHAKDEELEVGKGVVAECEDLQAKGLSLRAELEQTAARVDTLSADWTEKVAELEKKVAEMERAEDARLSALARAAALEDIIGILKFEHESERVKTTLREARLKERIGEIYREASSLEDRVATLEAEKAQLLGLWEAGSVPEAAFEDAQAKAREARISFGYNPATLEASEGVEVEDGLSDDEDAGENGGGDDDE